A single Bufo bufo chromosome 6, aBufBuf1.1, whole genome shotgun sequence DNA region contains:
- the GJD3 gene encoding gap junction delta-3 protein isoform X1, with protein sequence MQARKEQASRIRFDMGEWGFLSSLLDAVQEHSPMVGRFWLVVMLIFRILILATVGSDMFEDEQEEFVCNTLQPGCRQVCYDQAFPISHYRFWVFHIVLLSAPAVLFVIYSMHQNAKIGRDAAEEEEAQHGRQASIRSKLKSEQRGRHIRTFYIINVVMRILAEVGFLVGQWLLYGFKVSPEYACVRLPCPNTVDCFVSRPTEKTIFLQFYFVVGIISAILSLSELLHILVKGKCRSRDGLGPTPPPAYERDNWSNREHERTNHFLLQRQTNDERRASGAGGHRLSIAYPPGSAYKLKVTPSTAISSKSSRLIKGDLTV encoded by the exons ATGCAAGCCAGAAAAG AACAAGCATCCAGAATAAGATTCGACATGGGGGAGTGGGGCTTCCTGAGCTCATTGTTAGATGCAGTGCAGGAGCATTCTCCCATGGTGGGACGATTCTGGCTGGTGGTGATGCTGATTTTCCGCATACTGATTCTGGCCACAGTGGGCAGCGATATGTTTGAAGATGAACAGGAGGAATTTGTGTGTAACACTTTGCAGCCTGGTTGTCGGCAGGTGTGTTATGACCAAGCTTTTCCCATCTCGCACTACCGATTCTGGGTCTTccacattgtgctgctgtcagctcCAGCAGTGCTGTTTGTTATATATTCCATGCACCAGAATGCCAAGATAGGAAGAGATGCTGCTGAAGAAGAGGAGGCTCAGCATGGACGACAAGCCAGTATAAGATCTAAATTAAAGTCTGAGCAGCGGGGACGCCACATAAGGACTTTTTACATCATCAATGTGGTGATGAGGATACTGGCAGAGGTGGGTTTTCTGGTAGGACAATGGCTTCTCTATGGGTTTAAAGTATCCCCGGAGTATGCTTGTGTGCGCTTACCCTGCCCAAACACAGTAGACTGTTTTGTATCCAGACCAACAGAAAAGACCATTTTTCTACAATTCTACTTTGTGGTAGGGATCATCTCTGCAATTCTCAGTCTGTCTGAACTGCTGCACATTCTGGTGAAAGGAAAATGTCGCTCCAGGGATGGTCTGGGACCTACCCCACCTCCAGCCTATGAGAGGGATAACTGGTCCAACAGAGAACATGAGAGGACAAATCATTTTCTTTTGCAGAGGCAAACTAATGATGAGCGACGGGCTAGCGGAGCTGGTGGCCACCGGCTTTCCATTGCATATCCTCCAGGCAGTGCCTACAAGCTTAAAGTGACCCCTAGCACAGCTATCAGCAGTAAGTCATCCAGACTGATCAAAGGGGACTTAACAGTATAG
- the GJD3 gene encoding gap junction delta-3 protein isoform X2 — MGEWGFLSSLLDAVQEHSPMVGRFWLVVMLIFRILILATVGSDMFEDEQEEFVCNTLQPGCRQVCYDQAFPISHYRFWVFHIVLLSAPAVLFVIYSMHQNAKIGRDAAEEEEAQHGRQASIRSKLKSEQRGRHIRTFYIINVVMRILAEVGFLVGQWLLYGFKVSPEYACVRLPCPNTVDCFVSRPTEKTIFLQFYFVVGIISAILSLSELLHILVKGKCRSRDGLGPTPPPAYERDNWSNREHERTNHFLLQRQTNDERRASGAGGHRLSIAYPPGSAYKLKVTPSTAISSKSSRLIKGDLTV, encoded by the coding sequence ATGGGGGAGTGGGGCTTCCTGAGCTCATTGTTAGATGCAGTGCAGGAGCATTCTCCCATGGTGGGACGATTCTGGCTGGTGGTGATGCTGATTTTCCGCATACTGATTCTGGCCACAGTGGGCAGCGATATGTTTGAAGATGAACAGGAGGAATTTGTGTGTAACACTTTGCAGCCTGGTTGTCGGCAGGTGTGTTATGACCAAGCTTTTCCCATCTCGCACTACCGATTCTGGGTCTTccacattgtgctgctgtcagctcCAGCAGTGCTGTTTGTTATATATTCCATGCACCAGAATGCCAAGATAGGAAGAGATGCTGCTGAAGAAGAGGAGGCTCAGCATGGACGACAAGCCAGTATAAGATCTAAATTAAAGTCTGAGCAGCGGGGACGCCACATAAGGACTTTTTACATCATCAATGTGGTGATGAGGATACTGGCAGAGGTGGGTTTTCTGGTAGGACAATGGCTTCTCTATGGGTTTAAAGTATCCCCGGAGTATGCTTGTGTGCGCTTACCCTGCCCAAACACAGTAGACTGTTTTGTATCCAGACCAACAGAAAAGACCATTTTTCTACAATTCTACTTTGTGGTAGGGATCATCTCTGCAATTCTCAGTCTGTCTGAACTGCTGCACATTCTGGTGAAAGGAAAATGTCGCTCCAGGGATGGTCTGGGACCTACCCCACCTCCAGCCTATGAGAGGGATAACTGGTCCAACAGAGAACATGAGAGGACAAATCATTTTCTTTTGCAGAGGCAAACTAATGATGAGCGACGGGCTAGCGGAGCTGGTGGCCACCGGCTTTCCATTGCATATCCTCCAGGCAGTGCCTACAAGCTTAAAGTGACCCCTAGCACAGCTATCAGCAGTAAGTCATCCAGACTGATCAAAGGGGACTTAACAGTATAG